The nucleotide window GGCCGAACAGAGCTGGCCCGGGGTGCAGTAGCCGCACTGGAAGGCGTCCCGCTCCAGGAAGGCATCCTGCAGGGGGTGCAGCCGCTCCCCGTCGGCCAGGCCCTCGACGGTGGTGAGCCGCCGGCCGCCCTGGGCCACGGCCAGCAGCAGACAGCTGTTGGCGCGCCGCCCGTCGACGAGCACGGTGCAGGCGCCGCACTGTCCGTGGTCGCAGCCCTTCTTGGCGCCGGTGAGACCGAGGTGTTCGCGGAGCAGGTCCAGGACCGTGGTCCGGTGGTCCACGGTCAGGGTGTACGCCACGTCGTTGACGTACAGGACCAGCTCGGAACGCTGCTCGGCGGCCGGCGCCGTGCCGCCGCCGTCCGCCGGGTGCCGGGTGGACTCCACTCGCTCCTGCCTTTCCGCTCCGGGCCCGGGGCAGGTGGTGCGTGCCCTGGCCGTCGCCGTGTGCCGTGGTCGTGGTCCCGCTCCCCCGATTCCCTCCTGGGCGGAGCCGCGGCCTAGCGGGTCTCCAGCCGCAGTTCGACCTCCTTCTCCTGGTCGCCGGCGGCGGTGCCGAGGACGTGCACCGCGAACGCCGTCTCCAGGCCCCTGCACAGCTCGTCGACCGCCCAGTAGCCGCCCTGGAGGCTGACCACGACGGGCCCGGACAGCCGGCGGGGCTCGGCCGCCGCCTTGTGGTCGCTCACGTCGAAGGTCGAGGTCCACACGGTCGCGCCCGGGCCGGCCATCTCCTCGGGCACGTCGTCCGCCTCCCGGTCGGAGCGGAAGGTGGTGCGCAGCGCGCTGAAGACGGCATGTGCGTCCTGCGTCGCGCAGCTCTCGAGTTCCACCATCACCTCGGCCGGTACGTGTTCCGGGTGTGCCGCCTGCTGTGCGCCGTTCACTGTGGGGCCGCCTTCCTTCGTGGACCGTCCTCCGGGAGCCGAACGCTTCCAGGCTCGCCCGGCGGCCCGGTGTGTGCGACCGGAGGCTCGAACGAGTGGTTTGAACGGGCGGCGGGGCCCGGCACCCGACGCCGGAGTTACGCTGTGTAGCCACTGCAAGCTCTCTGTAATCAGGGGCGGAGTGCGCGCCTCGCCCG belongs to Streptomyces sp. NBC_01454 and includes:
- a CDS encoding 2Fe-2S iron-sulfur cluster-binding protein, whose translation is MESTRHPADGGGTAPAAEQRSELVLYVNDVAYTLTVDHRTTVLDLLREHLGLTGAKKGCDHGQCGACTVLVDGRRANSCLLLAVAQGGRRLTTVEGLADGERLHPLQDAFLERDAFQCGYCTPGQLCSAAGVLAEAADGFPSHVTPATVDPAAPVELTAEEIRERMSGNLCRCGAYPRIVEAVADAGARPGGAASPAHQEVAQ